The following coding sequences lie in one Oncorhynchus nerka isolate Pitt River linkage group LG14, Oner_Uvic_2.0, whole genome shotgun sequence genomic window:
- the LOC115141665 gene encoding hypoxia-inducible factor 1-alpha-like isoform X1, with protein sequence MDTKEEPVAQRSGTDQRKVRSRDAARCRRSQETELFYELAHTLPLPRRVSADLDKAAIMRVTLSFLRMHHLRSAGDTSEERVTDGDEDTMDGFYPRALAGFIMVMTEEGDMIYLGDSVDKHLGIQQLELLGQSVYDFVHPCDQEELRDLLVPRPGVFKKKPVQQHTEMTFFLRMKSTLTVRGRTVNIKSATWKVLHCTGHMRVFSSDEDSSPPAGSFMTVLCEPIPHPSSVEFPLDRSTFLTRHSMDLRFTHCEGRVAELVGYEPEDLIGKSAYEFHHALDSDHVTKSLHILLSKGQVCTSQYRFLAKSGGFVWAETQATVIYNNKTSQPEAVVCLNFILSVVEQADVVFSVEQTGCGLKSDPVFEASEETLCDSDNSNSGELFQQLKENPEDLLQLAPVSGEPIVPLTDFAELSFSLSSSPDSAPVFPQDLCTPELWTLLSPIFDKPTSSSPTPALIPIEELPIEDEVEKLFAVCPEEVVQKEDQPEDVEVVDLDMLAPYISMDDDFLLSVQLPGIPDSPSPEPTTATRKRSHEQDVDMPSQLMSQDKRLRHSVSPIEQELLLSYTLLDCLEDTDSPELELGPHPHRRSQLLTDRDPILGEAQGRCDTAALMRDLFLSRPPDPLTSSLT encoded by the exons GTCGGGTACGGATCAGCGGAAGGTGCGTTCCCGGGATGCGGCACGCTGCCGGCGGAGTCAGGAGACGGAGCTGTTCTACGAGCTGGCCCACACCCTTCCCCTCCCCCGCAGAGTCTCCGCCGACCTGGACAAGGCCGCCATCATGCGGGTGACACTCAGCTTCCTTCGCATGCACCACCTCCGCTCAG CAGGGGACACGAGTGAGGAGCGCGTCACAGATGGGGACGAGGACACGATGGATGGGTTCTACCCCCGGGCGCTGGCAGGTTTCATCATGGTGATGACCGAGGAGGGGGATATGATTTACCTGGGTGACAGCGTCGACAAACACCTGGGCATCCAACAG CTGGAGCTGCTGGGTCAGAGTGTGTATGACTTTGTCCACCCATGTGACCAAGAGGAGCTACGGGATCTCCTGGTGCCTAGGCCAG GTGTATTCAAGAAGAAACCAGTGCAGCAACACACAGAGATGACCTTCTTTCTTAGGATGAAGAGCACTCTGACTGTTAGAGGGCGCACTGTCAACATAAAGTCTGCCACCTGGAAG GTGCTGCACTGTACAGGCCACATGCGTGTGTTCTCCAGTGACGAGGACTCGTCACCCCCTGCAGGCAGCTTCATGACGGTGCTGTGTGAGCCCATCCCCCACCCGTCTAGTGTGGAGTTCCCTCTGGACCGCAGTACCTTCCTCACTCGACACAGCATGGACCTGCGCTTCACACACTGCGAGGGCAG GGTGGCAGAGCTAGTGGGATACGAGCCAGAGGATCTGATTGGCAAATCTGCCTACGAATTCCATCATGCCCTGGACTCGGATCATGTGACCAAGAGCCTGCACATCC TTCTATCTAAAGGCCAGGTGTGCACCAGCCAATACCGTTTTCTGGCTAAGAGTGGGGGCTTCGTGTGGGCAGAGACCCAGGCTACAGTCATCTACAACAACAAGACCTCTCAACCAGAGGCAGTGGTCTGTCTTAACTTTATCCTCAG tGTGGTGGAGCAGGCAGATGTGGTGTTCTCAGTAGAGCAGACTGGCTGTGGGCTGAAGAGTGATCCTGTCTTTGAGGCCTCAGAGGAGACTTTGTGTGACAGTGACAACAGCAACAGTGGAGAGCTCTTCCAACAGCTGAAGGAGAACCCAGAGGACCTCCTCCAACTGGCCCCTGTCTCTGGAGAACCCATCGTACCCCTCACAG ACTTTGCGGAGCTGTCGTTCAGCCTTTCATCAAGCCCTGACTCCGCCCCAGTTTTCCCACAGGACCTGTGCACCCCCGAGCTGTGGACGCTCCTCTCACCCATATTCGACAAGCCCACCTCATCATCACCAACACCAGCACTG ATCCCCATTGAGGAGCTGCCAATAGAGGATGAGGTGGAGAAGTTGTTTGCCGTCTGTCCAGAAGAGGTCGTGCAGAAGGAAGACCAGCCTGAG GACGTGGAAGTGGTTGATCTGGACATGCTGGCACCGTATATCTCCATGGATGATGATTTCCTGCTCAGCGTCCAGCTCCCTGGGATCCCTGACAGCCCCTCCCCAGAGCCAACCACTGCTACCAGGAAACG GAGCCATGAGCAGGATGTTGACATGCCCTCCCAGCTGATGAGTCAGGACAAGAGACTGAGACACTCTGTGTCCCCCATCGAGCAGGAACTGCTTCTCAGCTACACCCTACTG gactgCCTGGAGGATACAGATAGCCCAGAGTTGGAGCTGGGGCCACACCCCCACAGGCGGAGTCAACTGCTGACGGACAGAGACCCCATCCTCGGGGAAGCCCAGGGACGATGTGACACCGCAG CCTTGATGAGGGACCTCTTCTTGTCCCGCCCACCTGACCCCCTGACCTCCTCTCTGACTTGA
- the LOC115141665 gene encoding hypoxia-inducible factor 1-alpha-like isoform X2, with protein sequence MDTKEEPVAQRSGTDQRKVRSRDAARCRRSQETELFYELAHTLPLPRRVSADLDKAAIMRVTLSFLRMHHLRSGDTSEERVTDGDEDTMDGFYPRALAGFIMVMTEEGDMIYLGDSVDKHLGIQQLELLGQSVYDFVHPCDQEELRDLLVPRPGVFKKKPVQQHTEMTFFLRMKSTLTVRGRTVNIKSATWKVLHCTGHMRVFSSDEDSSPPAGSFMTVLCEPIPHPSSVEFPLDRSTFLTRHSMDLRFTHCEGRVAELVGYEPEDLIGKSAYEFHHALDSDHVTKSLHILLSKGQVCTSQYRFLAKSGGFVWAETQATVIYNNKTSQPEAVVCLNFILSVVEQADVVFSVEQTGCGLKSDPVFEASEETLCDSDNSNSGELFQQLKENPEDLLQLAPVSGEPIVPLTDFAELSFSLSSSPDSAPVFPQDLCTPELWTLLSPIFDKPTSSSPTPALIPIEELPIEDEVEKLFAVCPEEVVQKEDQPEDVEVVDLDMLAPYISMDDDFLLSVQLPGIPDSPSPEPTTATRKRSHEQDVDMPSQLMSQDKRLRHSVSPIEQELLLSYTLLDCLEDTDSPELELGPHPHRRSQLLTDRDPILGEAQGRCDTAALMRDLFLSRPPDPLTSSLT encoded by the exons GTCGGGTACGGATCAGCGGAAGGTGCGTTCCCGGGATGCGGCACGCTGCCGGCGGAGTCAGGAGACGGAGCTGTTCTACGAGCTGGCCCACACCCTTCCCCTCCCCCGCAGAGTCTCCGCCGACCTGGACAAGGCCGCCATCATGCGGGTGACACTCAGCTTCCTTCGCATGCACCACCTCCGCTCAG GGGACACGAGTGAGGAGCGCGTCACAGATGGGGACGAGGACACGATGGATGGGTTCTACCCCCGGGCGCTGGCAGGTTTCATCATGGTGATGACCGAGGAGGGGGATATGATTTACCTGGGTGACAGCGTCGACAAACACCTGGGCATCCAACAG CTGGAGCTGCTGGGTCAGAGTGTGTATGACTTTGTCCACCCATGTGACCAAGAGGAGCTACGGGATCTCCTGGTGCCTAGGCCAG GTGTATTCAAGAAGAAACCAGTGCAGCAACACACAGAGATGACCTTCTTTCTTAGGATGAAGAGCACTCTGACTGTTAGAGGGCGCACTGTCAACATAAAGTCTGCCACCTGGAAG GTGCTGCACTGTACAGGCCACATGCGTGTGTTCTCCAGTGACGAGGACTCGTCACCCCCTGCAGGCAGCTTCATGACGGTGCTGTGTGAGCCCATCCCCCACCCGTCTAGTGTGGAGTTCCCTCTGGACCGCAGTACCTTCCTCACTCGACACAGCATGGACCTGCGCTTCACACACTGCGAGGGCAG GGTGGCAGAGCTAGTGGGATACGAGCCAGAGGATCTGATTGGCAAATCTGCCTACGAATTCCATCATGCCCTGGACTCGGATCATGTGACCAAGAGCCTGCACATCC TTCTATCTAAAGGCCAGGTGTGCACCAGCCAATACCGTTTTCTGGCTAAGAGTGGGGGCTTCGTGTGGGCAGAGACCCAGGCTACAGTCATCTACAACAACAAGACCTCTCAACCAGAGGCAGTGGTCTGTCTTAACTTTATCCTCAG tGTGGTGGAGCAGGCAGATGTGGTGTTCTCAGTAGAGCAGACTGGCTGTGGGCTGAAGAGTGATCCTGTCTTTGAGGCCTCAGAGGAGACTTTGTGTGACAGTGACAACAGCAACAGTGGAGAGCTCTTCCAACAGCTGAAGGAGAACCCAGAGGACCTCCTCCAACTGGCCCCTGTCTCTGGAGAACCCATCGTACCCCTCACAG ACTTTGCGGAGCTGTCGTTCAGCCTTTCATCAAGCCCTGACTCCGCCCCAGTTTTCCCACAGGACCTGTGCACCCCCGAGCTGTGGACGCTCCTCTCACCCATATTCGACAAGCCCACCTCATCATCACCAACACCAGCACTG ATCCCCATTGAGGAGCTGCCAATAGAGGATGAGGTGGAGAAGTTGTTTGCCGTCTGTCCAGAAGAGGTCGTGCAGAAGGAAGACCAGCCTGAG GACGTGGAAGTGGTTGATCTGGACATGCTGGCACCGTATATCTCCATGGATGATGATTTCCTGCTCAGCGTCCAGCTCCCTGGGATCCCTGACAGCCCCTCCCCAGAGCCAACCACTGCTACCAGGAAACG GAGCCATGAGCAGGATGTTGACATGCCCTCCCAGCTGATGAGTCAGGACAAGAGACTGAGACACTCTGTGTCCCCCATCGAGCAGGAACTGCTTCTCAGCTACACCCTACTG gactgCCTGGAGGATACAGATAGCCCAGAGTTGGAGCTGGGGCCACACCCCCACAGGCGGAGTCAACTGCTGACGGACAGAGACCCCATCCTCGGGGAAGCCCAGGGACGATGTGACACCGCAG CCTTGATGAGGGACCTCTTCTTGTCCCGCCCACCTGACCCCCTGACCTCCTCTCTGACTTGA